Within Nocardia terpenica, the genomic segment GAGCCGCGGCGGGAAACCTTCGGCTACAGCGATTCCGACGCCTTCGCGGTCGGATTGACCTGTGGCGGAGCGCTGGAGGTGCTGGTGCAGCGGGTCGGCTCACTCGAGCGTGCCACGCTCGAGCGGGCGCTGCGCTGCGAGGATGCGGTGGCGCTGGTCCGGGATGTGCACACCGGCGCGATGCTGGCGCTGGGGCCGGACTGGGCGGAGGGTGCGTGGTTCGACGAGCGGGTGCTGGCCGAGGCGCGGGCGATGCTCGACCTCGGCGCCACCGGGTTGCGCGTGATCGGTTGCGACGACCGGGAAGTCACGGTGTTCGTGGAATCGTCGGTGCCGCCGCCGCGGATGATCGTGTTCGGTGCCATCGATTTCGCCGGGGCCGTCGCCCGCATCGGCAAGTTCCTCGGCTATCACGTCACGGTGTGCGACGCCCGGCCGGTATTCGCCACGCGGGCACGGTTTCCCGAGGCCGACGAGGTGGTGGTGGACTGGCCGCACCGCTATCTGGCGGGGACCCGGGTGGATTCGCGCACGGTGATCTGCGTCCTCACCCACGACGCGAAATTCGATGTCCCCGTGCTCGAGGTGGCCTTACGCCTGCCGGTGGCCTACGTCGGCGCCATGGGTTCGCGCCGCACCCACACCGACCGCACCGCCCGCCTGCTGGCCGCCGGGCTCACCGAATCCGAACTGTCCCGGCTCCATTCGCCCATCGGCCTCGACCTCGGCGGCCACACGCCGGAGGAAACGGCCGTGGCCGTCGCCGCGGAAATCGTCGCGGTCCGCCGCGGCGGCTCCGGCCTGGCCCTAACCGAAACCGACGGCCCTATCCACCGCTTCTCCGTCCATGAAACGGTCGGCCCACCGCCTATGGAGTACTCGGGGGCATAGGACATCCCGGCGCCCCCGTCATGATCCCGGCGTGCCCCCGTCAGGATCCCGGCGTGCCCCCGTCATGATCCCGGCGTGCTTTTGGCCGGGATCTCACCGTAGATTCCGGCCAAAAGCACGCCGGAATCTATATGTATCAAGGCATTACGCGAGGTAGGCGATCGAGCAGCGCCGTGACCCGATCGAGCTGAGCAGCGAACGTTATCGGATCGATGGCGGCAATGCGGAGCAGAATGTGCTCGGCCCCGGCCTCGACATATCGGTTGAGCCGGGACGCAACATCTTCGGCGGAGCCTGCGATCATGACCTGGATCTGTTCGATCCTTTCCAGGGGCATGCGGTAGGTGGTCTCCGCGTAGTCACGCATTACGGCGCGGGCGCGATCGGGATCGTCGTCGACGACGATCGTGGCGAACAGGGCCGGGGTGAGCGGGGTGTCGGCTCGATCGGAAGTCGGACGGGCGGTGCGGATTGCGGCCAGGCCGGAGGCGTAGTCGGCGACATCGGGTGGGTAGGGCAGCCAGCCGTCGTAGTGGCGGGCGGTGCGCGCCAATGCCTGCGGGGTGATGCCGCCGAGCCAGATCGGCGGGCCGCCCGGCCGGTGCGGGCGCGGCACCTCGGGCAGCCAGTCGTAGCGAAGAACCTTGCCGCGGAAGGGCTCCGAGTTTCCCGACCACAGCCGCCGCCACAGGTGCACCGTATCGTCCAGATGCGAGAAACGGGTCCGGAACCGCACGCCGGACAGCTCGAACTCCGGCTCGCTGATCCCCGGAAAGCCCCCTCCCACACCGAGAATCAACCGCCCCTCGGCCAGCAGATCCAGCGAGGCTATGGTCAGCGCCGCCTGCACCGGATTGCGATACGCGGGAATGAGCACGGCCGTCCCGAGCGTAATGCGCTCGGTCACCGAACTCACCGCCGCCAGCAACGCCAACGGCTCGATCCGCGCCCGCAGCAGCGAATCCCCCACCCACACCGAATCGAACCCCCGCCGCTCCGCCCCCACCACCAACTCGACCACCCCGCGCACCGACCCCCCGGCCACCACCTGCGC encodes:
- a CDS encoding XdhC family protein is translated as MRELTARLLQWHAAHQDYAVASIIGVTGSAPRPLGAAMAVDDSGTAIGSISGGCVEGAVYELCREVLRTGEPRRETFGYSDSDAFAVGLTCGGALEVLVQRVGSLERATLERALRCEDAVALVRDVHTGAMLALGPDWAEGAWFDERVLAEARAMLDLGATGLRVIGCDDREVTVFVESSVPPPRMIVFGAIDFAGAVARIGKFLGYHVTVCDARPVFATRARFPEADEVVVDWPHRYLAGTRVDSRTVICVLTHDAKFDVPVLEVALRLPVAYVGAMGSRRTHTDRTARLLAAGLTESELSRLHSPIGLDLGGHTPEETAVAVAAEIVAVRRGGSGLALTETDGPIHRFSVHETVGPPPMEYSGA
- a CDS encoding LLM class flavin-dependent oxidoreductase, whose protein sequence is MNEIRYGLVAPAGHAQVVAGGSVRGVVELVVGAERRGFDSVWVGDSLLRARIEPLALLAAVSSVTERITLGTAVLIPAYRNPVQAALTIASLDLLAEGRLILGVGGGFPGISEPEFELSGVRFRTRFSHLDDTVHLWRRLWSGNSEPFRGKVLRYDWLPEVPRPHRPGGPPIWLGGITPQALARTARHYDGWLPYPPDVADYASGLAAIRTARPTSDRADTPLTPALFATIVVDDDPDRARAVMRDYAETTYRMPLERIEQIQVMIAGSAEDVASRLNRYVEAGAEHILLRIAAIDPITFAAQLDRVTALLDRLPRVMP